One part of the Bdellovibrio sp. KM01 genome encodes these proteins:
- a CDS encoding nucleoside triphosphate pyrophosphatase: MKTLILASESPRRKQLLQQAGFSFDVASVKVSEIPDKNLNATEQILDIARRKARAAFTHLKSSKLQEFTLISADTEVIFEGQLQGKPADKDDAFQMLRRLSGKTHDVQTGVCIIDSATGKELSQIETTKVFFKNLTDQEIWTYIESGEPMDKAGAYGIQGLGGKFVEKYEGPFDNVVGLPVELVKSMLAKI; encoded by the coding sequence ATGAAAACATTGATCCTGGCTTCAGAGTCTCCACGCCGTAAACAATTGCTTCAACAAGCAGGTTTTTCATTCGACGTAGCATCAGTAAAAGTATCGGAAATTCCTGACAAAAACCTGAATGCAACGGAGCAGATTTTAGATATCGCCAGACGTAAAGCCAGAGCGGCATTCACTCACCTAAAGTCCAGTAAATTACAGGAGTTTACTCTCATTTCCGCCGACACTGAGGTGATTTTCGAGGGCCAACTGCAAGGAAAGCCCGCTGACAAGGATGACGCCTTTCAAATGTTAAGACGTTTGTCCGGAAAGACTCACGATGTACAGACCGGAGTCTGCATCATTGACTCTGCGACAGGGAAAGAGCTGTCTCAAATTGAAACGACAAAAGTTTTTTTCAAGAATCTGACGGACCAAGAAATCTGGACCTATATTGAATCCGGAGAACCGATGGATAAAGCCGGTGCCTATGGAATTCAGGGCTTGGGTGGGAAATTCGTCGAAAAATACGAAGGCCCATTCGACAACGTCGTGGGCCTTCCAGTGGAACTTGTTAAATCAATGCTCGCGAAAATTTAG
- a CDS encoding YggS family pyridoxal phosphate-dependent enzyme — protein sequence MSFQEIRAEIGADKILAVSKLQPIEKIRDLYQQGQRKFGENYVQEALEKQEQLKDLSDIEWHLIGHLQKNKAKFVVGQFALIHSVDSLELAQTLSRQCDSKKVSQKILLQVNLAHEESKGGFDKNSLIAKWQEVASLPHLTIDGLMTMPPLTETGEEVRRYFQELRELQQSLAKNTDLTRHPLKTLSMGTSNDFRVAIQEGATLVRLGTILFGARN from the coding sequence ATGAGCTTTCAGGAAATTCGCGCCGAAATCGGTGCTGACAAAATTCTTGCCGTTTCCAAACTTCAACCGATTGAAAAGATCCGCGATCTTTACCAACAAGGTCAGCGCAAGTTTGGCGAAAACTACGTTCAAGAAGCCTTAGAGAAGCAAGAGCAACTGAAAGATTTAAGCGATATCGAATGGCATCTGATCGGCCACCTTCAAAAAAACAAAGCAAAGTTCGTGGTGGGTCAATTTGCCCTCATTCATTCCGTGGATTCTTTGGAACTTGCACAAACCCTCAGTCGCCAATGCGACAGTAAAAAGGTCAGTCAAAAGATATTGCTTCAGGTGAACCTTGCCCACGAAGAAAGCAAGGGTGGGTTTGATAAAAACTCCTTGATCGCAAAATGGCAAGAGGTCGCAAGCCTCCCCCATTTAACTATTGACGGTTTAATGACCATGCCTCCCCTGACGGAAACTGGCGAAGAGGTTCGTCGTTACTTCCAGGAACTGCGTGAACTTCAACAGTCGCTTGCTAAAAATACGGATTTAACGCGACATCCGCTTAAAACGCTATCCATGGGAACCAGCAATGATTTTAGGGTTGCCATCCAAGAGGGCGCCACATTGGTTCGCTTAGGCACAATTCTATTTGGAGCAAGAAATTAA
- a CDS encoding transposase yields MHVVLFSHQAKGTWSFRNHKNWKRISEILTLQARRYGVQLREVVNGGDHLQLVLKLKNRELFSSFIRAISGIIAMVVTGAAKTRALKDKFWDFRPWSRVVALIPKYSVRADQAVQKYLVEAKIFNFKEAPA; encoded by the coding sequence ATGCATGTGGTGTTGTTCTCCCATCAAGCCAAGGGCACTTGGTCATTCCGAAACCATAAAAACTGGAAACGCATTTCCGAGATTCTGACGTTGCAGGCGCGACGCTACGGCGTGCAGTTGCGCGAAGTTGTGAATGGCGGGGATCATCTTCAGCTGGTTTTAAAGTTAAAAAACCGCGAACTTTTTAGTTCTTTTATTAGGGCCATCAGTGGAATCATTGCAATGGTGGTAACGGGTGCGGCAAAAACTCGCGCTTTAAAAGATAAGTTCTGGGATTTTCGACCGTGGAGCCGAGTTGTTGCTCTAATTCCTAAATATTCGGTGCGAGCGGATCAAGCTGTGCAGAAATACTTGGTCGAGGCCAAGATTTTCAATTTTAAAGAGGCGCCAGCTTGA
- a CDS encoding protein phosphatase 2C domain-containing protein has protein sequence MKLQERSYSSKIMRPKPQIHVEEDGSLIVVVTAWGQPEHGERALTEVVKYVSAAKADVEVTSPFEFLTCISDEANYVRTALMIANDALYRGENRKEYASGVEVLALFRRGTQVAWAQVGAPSIFVQRQNQRVQPLSVASDLASELRDGHSLPPLPAQLLGLDPTVNIQTGHTHVNEGDKLILLAGTSVATALWGLQSYETDLNLITQSMVQEEPELPFWLGLIAV, from the coding sequence ATGAAACTTCAGGAACGCTCTTATAGCAGCAAGATCATGCGCCCTAAGCCTCAGATCCATGTGGAAGAGGACGGGTCATTGATCGTTGTTGTGACGGCTTGGGGGCAACCTGAGCACGGGGAGCGAGCATTAACTGAAGTTGTGAAATACGTCAGTGCCGCCAAGGCAGACGTCGAAGTGACTTCGCCATTTGAATTCCTAACTTGTATAAGTGATGAAGCGAACTATGTGCGCACAGCTTTGATGATCGCCAATGATGCCCTTTATAGAGGTGAAAATCGTAAAGAATACGCCTCTGGAGTGGAAGTCCTGGCATTGTTTAGACGAGGCACGCAAGTTGCCTGGGCCCAAGTGGGAGCTCCCAGCATTTTTGTACAAAGACAGAATCAACGGGTGCAGCCTTTAAGCGTCGCAAGTGATTTGGCATCGGAACTTCGCGATGGTCACAGCCTGCCGCCACTTCCAGCTCAGCTTTTAGGATTGGATCCAACGGTCAATATCCAGACGGGACACACTCACGTGAATGAGGGTGATAAGTTGATCTTGCTTGCCGGAACCTCTGTGGCGACTGCGTTGTGGGGTCTTCAATCCTATGAAACTGATTTGAATCTTATTACTCAGTCGATGGTTCAAGAAGAACCCGAATTGCCATTCTGGCTGGGGTTGATTGCTGTTTAA
- a CDS encoding DUF167 family protein produces the protein MIEEIKGGVRLHLFIQPKSSKNQIVGPHNGMLKIKISAPPVDGEANTELIEYLAKFFKVPKRNVTLIKGDTGRQKTVDVEGISLSDAKALVTAAL, from the coding sequence GTGATTGAAGAAATCAAAGGTGGAGTTCGGCTCCACCTTTTTATTCAGCCCAAGTCTTCCAAGAATCAAATCGTGGGTCCCCACAACGGCATGCTAAAAATTAAGATCTCCGCCCCACCCGTTGATGGCGAAGCGAATACCGAACTGATCGAATATCTTGCTAAATTTTTTAAAGTTCCAAAGCGTAATGTCACGTTGATTAAAGGCGACACCGGCAGACAGAAAACTGTCGATGTCGAAGGTATTTCCTTAAGCGATGCAAAAGCCTTAGTGACCGCCGCGCTTTAG
- a CDS encoding DivIVA domain-containing protein, whose amino-acid sequence MKITPIDIAHKSFGKRMMGLDTDEVMDFLQQVAAQMEALIQDRNSLKEALREKELSLMEYKERDQVLKETIATATQMADRLRQDAEREAKLITADANQKAEIITRDSRDSLKRMYQEVNELKRARMQFEANLKALAQAHLSLLEQGEKYMPQMHLQNQNFVNNPNSTGTATGNTRSTNISPLSAE is encoded by the coding sequence ATGAAAATCACACCCATTGATATAGCTCACAAATCATTTGGTAAAAGAATGATGGGTCTCGACACTGATGAGGTTATGGATTTCCTCCAACAGGTCGCCGCACAAATGGAAGCTTTAATTCAAGATAGAAACTCTCTTAAAGAAGCTCTTCGCGAAAAAGAACTGTCCTTGATGGAGTATAAAGAGCGCGATCAAGTTTTGAAAGAAACAATCGCTACTGCAACTCAGATGGCAGACCGCCTTCGCCAGGATGCGGAACGCGAAGCTAAGCTGATCACTGCCGATGCCAACCAAAAAGCAGAGATCATCACTCGGGATTCCCGCGATTCTTTGAAACGCATGTATCAAGAAGTGAATGAACTTAAACGTGCTCGCATGCAGTTTGAAGCGAATTTGAAAGCATTAGCACAAGCTCACCTTTCTTTGCTTGAACAAGGCGAAAAGTATATGCCACAAATGCATTTGCAAAATCAAAACTTTGTAAATAACCCAAATAGCACAGGCACTGCGACAGGCAATACACGATCGACAAATATTTCTCCGCTATCCGCAGAGTAA
- a CDS encoding DUF192 domain-containing protein, with protein MMKKLENSTTKTTLIPNLEVADDIRTRGVGLLGRSSLAEDHALWILRCNSIHTFFMKFAIDCVFVDKNLKVKAVYKDVKPWRLLLPVWGARSVFEMASGVSSKLNIRVGDQLNVGA; from the coding sequence ATGATGAAGAAGCTTGAGAACTCGACAACTAAAACCACTTTGATCCCGAATCTCGAGGTTGCAGATGATATCCGCACTCGTGGAGTGGGTCTTTTGGGTCGTAGTTCACTGGCAGAAGATCATGCTTTGTGGATCTTAAGATGTAATAGCATCCATACGTTTTTCATGAAGTTCGCAATTGATTGTGTATTTGTAGATAAGAATTTGAAAGTGAAAGCTGTCTATAAAGATGTGAAACCCTGGAGGCTCTTGCTTCCAGTATGGGGTGCCAGATCTGTATTTGAGATGGCTTCAGGTGTAAGCAGCAAGTTGAACATCAGAGTGGGAGATCAGCTGAATGTGGGCGCTTAG
- a CDS encoding FHA domain-containing protein yields MGAASKVKDALKFDIEVVKGPHTGLRLSFASGAATMGRGPENDIVLANDPRISRQHAEIRQRGNEFLIVNLSQKNFVMLNGESIQSEILHKGSVIQIGDSEIRFTPEAVAIEPVMPVMPAAPPVPTPSASVLKPVAPTGLPQMPAAGMPSMPPGAVRPQMPMGHPQGVGYQQQAPRPAPRPASSGGLLSNPKTRFYAIIVVLGLIGWYLMTPAKKGKDQNAFRTSAISMQDVAEAEKRTQELMNIKKEKYDSVQYKRAQENFIRGFRDFQQGQYARAREAFQVVLNLDPENELAKRYYHLSKIKFDELVKFNLIQGSRYREKKNWRMCQSNYSNVITMLQNRRDDPSYKEAKQFYEECTLNLEGGRL; encoded by the coding sequence ATGGGAGCAGCCTCTAAGGTGAAAGACGCTTTGAAGTTTGATATTGAAGTGGTGAAAGGTCCGCACACGGGTCTTCGTCTTTCATTTGCAAGCGGCGCCGCCACTATGGGGCGTGGTCCAGAAAATGATATCGTTTTGGCGAATGATCCACGTATCAGTCGTCAGCACGCTGAAATCCGTCAGCGTGGAAATGAATTCCTGATCGTCAATTTAAGTCAGAAAAACTTTGTCATGCTCAATGGCGAAAGTATTCAGTCCGAGATTTTACATAAAGGCTCGGTGATTCAAATTGGTGATTCTGAAATTCGCTTCACTCCAGAAGCTGTTGCCATAGAACCCGTGATGCCGGTTATGCCAGCAGCTCCGCCAGTGCCAACTCCGTCAGCGTCGGTATTAAAACCAGTTGCGCCGACAGGTTTGCCTCAAATGCCAGCGGCAGGAATGCCAAGTATGCCTCCAGGTGCGGTAAGACCGCAAATGCCGATGGGCCACCCACAAGGAGTGGGCTATCAGCAACAAGCGCCTCGTCCAGCACCACGTCCGGCAAGCAGTGGTGGTCTGCTTTCAAATCCGAAGACGCGTTTTTATGCGATCATCGTGGTTTTAGGATTGATCGGTTGGTATCTGATGACGCCAGCTAAAAAAGGCAAAGACCAAAATGCCTTCCGTACGTCTGCGATCAGTATGCAGGACGTGGCCGAGGCGGAAAAGCGCACACAGGAATTGATGAATATTAAAAAGGAAAAGTACGACTCCGTTCAATACAAGCGAGCGCAGGAAAACTTTATCCGTGGATTCCGTGATTTCCAACAGGGCCAATACGCACGTGCGCGTGAGGCGTTCCAAGTGGTATTAAATCTGGATCCAGAAAATGAACTGGCAAAACGTTATTACCATCTTTCGAAAATCAAATTCGATGAGTTGGTAAAATTCAATTTGATCCAGGGCAGTCGTTATCGTGAAAAGAAAAACTGGCGCATGTGTCAGTCGAACTATTCTAATGTGATTACAATGTTGCAGAACCGCAGAGATGATCCAAGTTATAAAGAAGCGAAGCAATTTTACGAGGAATGTACTTTAAATCTGGAAGGAGGACGACTCTAA
- a CDS encoding FHA domain-containing protein: protein MAHLIVRLRGKTVYNMPLEEGRSYVAGRKEDCDIVLQPEKGISREHFKIVSDNGQWTLQVISRYGEVMVNGEPTQQVALDHGFTFTIAPYEFDFLMSSATAQPTPSMDAPSHPEGSYLPAVQSGTSGGEEKTIVGAAPTAAYIKIVDSNSDAKELIRLDEGDSWIAGRDPSCHIQIRDQRVSRRQFELRRNGNQYQIIDLGSVNGTLVNGNPISSTDLTNIRSGDAITVLDNYLFFELHDAHFQSRLDMVKVAPPNPLVQMSHNPVPAEYDQQGYGIAPYQQQGGVPMQYQGYGQMPGPVAPAPEVKPKFDFQKHRPKLMIGAVALLVVVYLVKGGDKDTAPVGAPGTVAAPGSPQEVFNKLKPEQQSLIRQRYKDAKNLYMQGKYQLAQDEIVKIHELVPDYEDTKEIQRLAKEAIYLEQEKIRIQQIEAAKAEAEQKILAQTAICQKKINPNITMDEMENCLTSVLQFNPDHPKILELKSQVEALTTARDVKKAANAEYAARVARLKAIYDKAQALHKVGKKPLDIIDAYTKVTSSSLPDPNGYKGMAGRSIASVRNQMNQKIKGSLEKADKFYQNGNLKDAIGALREAKAIDPENPEVPPRIEKMVLELRKQMMALYQEGILEESFGNVDGGESKAGAKEKWKKILELDISDGEYYKKAYIKLKKYGAM from the coding sequence ATGGCACATCTTATAGTTCGTCTTCGTGGAAAGACAGTATATAACATGCCTCTGGAAGAGGGGCGTTCGTATGTGGCAGGCCGTAAAGAGGACTGTGACATCGTTCTGCAACCTGAAAAAGGCATTTCCCGTGAGCACTTTAAAATAGTCTCTGACAATGGCCAGTGGACATTGCAAGTGATCTCTCGTTACGGCGAAGTGATGGTGAATGGCGAACCGACTCAGCAAGTGGCTTTGGACCACGGTTTTACTTTTACTATTGCGCCTTATGAATTTGATTTCCTGATGTCATCCGCAACTGCGCAACCTACGCCATCAATGGATGCTCCATCGCATCCCGAAGGCAGTTACTTGCCTGCAGTTCAAAGTGGCACGTCTGGTGGCGAGGAAAAAACTATTGTGGGTGCGGCTCCGACAGCGGCCTATATTAAAATTGTTGATTCTAACAGTGATGCTAAAGAACTGATCCGTTTGGATGAGGGGGATTCCTGGATTGCAGGACGAGATCCGTCTTGTCATATCCAGATTCGTGACCAACGCGTCAGCCGTCGCCAATTTGAACTTCGTCGCAATGGCAATCAATACCAAATTATTGATTTGGGCAGTGTGAATGGAACGTTGGTTAACGGTAACCCGATTTCATCCACAGATTTGACAAATATCCGTAGTGGCGATGCCATCACGGTTTTGGATAACTATTTATTCTTTGAATTGCACGATGCTCACTTCCAAAGTCGTTTGGACATGGTAAAGGTGGCTCCGCCAAATCCATTGGTGCAAATGTCGCACAATCCGGTGCCGGCAGAGTACGATCAGCAAGGCTACGGTATTGCGCCTTATCAGCAACAAGGTGGCGTGCCGATGCAGTATCAGGGCTACGGTCAAATGCCAGGTCCTGTGGCGCCAGCTCCAGAAGTAAAACCTAAATTCGATTTCCAAAAGCACCGTCCAAAATTAATGATCGGTGCGGTGGCGTTGTTGGTTGTCGTTTACCTGGTTAAGGGTGGCGACAAAGATACTGCACCCGTTGGTGCGCCGGGCACCGTGGCGGCTCCGGGGTCTCCGCAGGAAGTATTTAATAAATTGAAGCCTGAACAACAGTCATTGATCCGTCAGCGCTATAAAGATGCCAAAAATCTTTATATGCAAGGTAAGTATCAATTGGCTCAGGATGAAATCGTTAAGATTCATGAATTGGTTCCTGATTATGAAGACACCAAAGAGATTCAACGCCTGGCTAAGGAGGCGATCTATTTGGAGCAGGAAAAAATTCGTATTCAGCAAATCGAAGCTGCCAAAGCCGAGGCTGAGCAAAAAATCCTGGCTCAAACGGCCATCTGTCAGAAAAAGATCAATCCAAATATCACCATGGATGAGATGGAGAATTGCTTAACATCCGTTTTGCAATTCAATCCGGATCACCCGAAAATTTTGGAATTGAAATCTCAAGTGGAAGCTTTGACCACCGCTCGTGACGTTAAAAAAGCAGCCAATGCTGAATATGCGGCAAGAGTGGCGCGTCTAAAAGCAATCTATGACAAGGCACAAGCTCTCCATAAAGTAGGTAAAAAACCTTTGGACATCATTGATGCCTACACCAAAGTGACTAGCTCAAGTCTACCAGATCCAAATGGTTATAAAGGAATGGCCGGACGAAGTATTGCTTCGGTTCGTAACCAAATGAACCAAAAGATCAAAGGCAGTCTGGAAAAAGCTGATAAGTTCTACCAGAATGGAAATCTTAAAGATGCCATCGGTGCTTTAAGAGAAGCGAAAGCTATTGATCCAGAAAATCCAGAGGTACCACCAAGAATCGAAAAGATGGTGTTGGAACTTCGTAAGCAGATGATGGCTTTGTATCAAGAAGGTATTCTTGAAGAAAGCTTTGGTAACGTCGATGGTGGCGAATCCAAAGCTGGTGCCAAAGAGAAATGGAAGAAAATCCTGGAGCTCGATATTTCTGACGGCGAGTATTATAAGAAAGCCTATATCAAGCTTAAGAAATACGGAGCTATGTAA
- a CDS encoding type II secretion system F family protein produces the protein MGSAELMLILGLLLAGVAVFLFVNSIFASNNDKQQLSWANNDEPVKSKNPIINFSRPLVHQFTLQHALRIRSESYRKKVRKFIMTSGLSQELNEDEFIGLQLLWGVMFPIFLLIMNFSLQLELPLAGCIGVGLIGFYLPQIHAKGEKKKRELSVRGDLPFFIDLLALSVEAGLDFFSAIQKIVDKAQGTKSVLADEFNIVLKDIKIGSSKSQALKEMGERLDMNEITSFVAVLIDAEATGASISQVLKDQSVQMRLERFVRAEKAGAQASQAILIPLMLFILPAVFIMVFGPVAISFMYGPK, from the coding sequence ATGGGAAGTGCAGAGTTAATGCTGATTTTGGGTCTGCTCCTAGCAGGAGTAGCGGTCTTCCTATTCGTAAACTCGATCTTTGCCAGCAACAACGATAAGCAACAATTGTCCTGGGCTAACAATGACGAGCCAGTTAAATCCAAAAATCCAATTATCAATTTCTCGCGTCCATTAGTGCATCAATTCACTTTGCAACATGCGCTTAGAATTCGCAGTGAATCTTACCGCAAAAAAGTGCGCAAGTTCATTATGACTTCGGGTCTGTCTCAGGAATTGAACGAGGATGAATTCATCGGCTTACAGCTCCTATGGGGCGTGATGTTCCCGATATTTTTGTTGATCATGAATTTTTCCCTGCAATTGGAACTGCCACTTGCAGGTTGTATTGGGGTGGGCTTGATAGGTTTCTATCTGCCGCAAATTCACGCCAAAGGTGAGAAAAAGAAACGTGAGCTTTCGGTTCGTGGTGATCTGCCATTCTTTATCGATCTGTTGGCTTTGTCAGTGGAAGCGGGTTTGGACTTTTTCTCGGCAATCCAAAAGATCGTGGATAAGGCGCAAGGAACTAAAAGTGTCCTGGCTGATGAGTTCAATATTGTTTTGAAAGATATAAAAATCGGCTCTTCCAAGTCGCAAGCCCTTAAAGAAATGGGCGAGCGCTTGGATATGAACGAGATTACCAGCTTCGTGGCTGTCCTGATTGATGCCGAGGCGACGGGGGCAAGCATTTCCCAGGTTTTGAAAGATCAATCAGTGCAAATGCGTTTGGAGCGTTTCGTGCGTGCTGAAAAAGCCGGTGCGCAAGCGTCTCAGGCAATTTTGATTCCGTTGATGTTATTTATTTTGCCAGCCGTGTTCATTATGGTTTTTGGACCGGTTGCGATTTCATTTATGTATGGACCTAAATAA
- a CDS encoding pyrroline-5-carboxylate reductase: protein MNPLLKAQKIGFLGAGNMAQAMIKGLIEGGIPANHIYATNRSEGKLVKLVEQYKINSLPNNEDLIDICDIIILAVKPQDLLTALEPVGRAFDENKIVISVAAGVRMQMLERFLNGARIARVMPNTPSVIGRGVIGYLLNEDDDDALESTVEDLFEPLGRVIKVTDEDQFEALMISCSSGTGFVFEMMMYWQDWIEEHGFSIEEARVMTIETFVGASLLAAQARENVEDLQARVTSKKGVTAAGLQSMRELEIERALRISFEKAAMRNKEMAREIK, encoded by the coding sequence ATGAACCCACTGCTCAAAGCTCAAAAAATCGGATTTCTGGGTGCAGGTAACATGGCACAAGCCATGATCAAAGGCCTTATCGAAGGCGGTATTCCTGCTAATCACATTTACGCTACCAACAGATCAGAAGGAAAATTGGTTAAACTGGTTGAACAGTATAAAATCAATTCTCTTCCGAACAATGAAGACCTGATCGATATTTGTGACATCATCATCTTGGCAGTAAAGCCTCAGGATCTTTTAACTGCTTTAGAACCAGTTGGAAGAGCCTTTGATGAAAACAAAATTGTTATCAGCGTAGCCGCCGGTGTGCGTATGCAAATGCTTGAGCGCTTCCTCAACGGAGCTCGCATAGCCCGCGTGATGCCGAACACTCCATCCGTGATCGGTCGCGGAGTTATTGGTTATCTATTAAATGAAGACGATGACGACGCTTTAGAAAGCACCGTTGAAGATCTGTTCGAACCCCTGGGCCGAGTGATCAAAGTAACAGATGAAGATCAATTCGAAGCTTTGATGATTTCTTGCTCCAGCGGAACGGGATTTGTCTTTGAAATGATGATGTATTGGCAGGATTGGATCGAAGAACACGGATTTTCGATTGAAGAAGCCCGCGTCATGACCATTGAGACATTTGTAGGAGCCTCTTTGCTGGCCGCCCAAGCTCGCGAAAACGTCGAAGACCTCCAAGCCCGCGTTACATCCAAAAAAGGCGTCACGGCAGCTGGACTTCAGTCCATGAGAGAGCTTGAAATCGAGCGCGCCCTTAGAATCAGCTTCGAAAAGGCCGCGATGAGAAACAAAGAAATGGCCCGGGAAATCAAATAA
- a CDS encoding FHA domain-containing protein yields MWALRILSGPQAGGILELKMGRNLVGRSPHCDIKITSPGVSKEHSEIVVYSDKIVVTDLKSSNGTYLNGVRMQTGLMRLGDKLGIHDVLVDIIPAPEKRAQAPVMQQPGYGIPQGMPVPQGMPQPMGMPQPMGAGPAGPAPEAAPAYSPGGLKAVWERFLEYLDRVALPGVYKIPTYLEFRMVLLGFVVLFIFVTTLLAMIPMVQITRASIITESKRRAASIARTLATINQSALLQNSYSSLTTNQAEAEDGVKQVLIVQQSDGMILAPATRAGTTPDLPFVHQARREMRPESVEVDSSTIGASFPIGLFDPNTGEQSVKAHAIVLYDIGSMAFDDGRAISLFMQTLVIATLVGLILYFFMYKLVEYPLVTLNQQLDTAMREKTDNTSVDFMFPPLQALIGNINSLLTRYIHGEGAGAEGGMGSFVNKDGEAENLVQLIGFPSIAISKDGRIMAGSSSFGQVARTEVAQLIGQQYQAIPDVALQQNIDSLMQKTRDNARVIHTDQLEFNGHPCILSCQGMSSQPNDIDYFVITISPAEGGS; encoded by the coding sequence ATGTGGGCGCTTAGAATCTTGTCCGGCCCTCAAGCCGGCGGCATTTTAGAGCTAAAAATGGGGAGAAACCTAGTCGGTCGCTCTCCGCATTGTGATATTAAAATCACAAGCCCTGGCGTGTCCAAAGAACACAGCGAGATCGTTGTTTACAGTGATAAGATTGTCGTAACTGATTTGAAATCCAGCAACGGAACTTATTTAAACGGTGTGCGCATGCAGACTGGCTTGATGCGTTTAGGTGATAAGCTGGGCATTCACGATGTCTTGGTTGATATCATTCCAGCTCCCGAAAAAAGAGCGCAAGCTCCAGTGATGCAGCAGCCAGGTTACGGTATTCCGCAGGGAATGCCAGTGCCACAAGGAATGCCGCAACCGATGGGCATGCCTCAGCCAATGGGGGCGGGTCCTGCGGGTCCCGCTCCAGAAGCAGCGCCGGCTTACAGTCCCGGTGGTTTGAAAGCAGTTTGGGAAAGATTCCTGGAATATTTAGACCGCGTGGCTTTGCCGGGCGTTTATAAAATTCCGACTTATCTGGAATTCCGCATGGTTCTTTTGGGCTTTGTGGTGCTCTTTATTTTTGTCACGACATTGCTGGCGATGATTCCAATGGTGCAAATCACTCGAGCAAGTATCATCACTGAAAGTAAACGTCGTGCCGCTTCGATTGCCAGAACTTTGGCGACGATCAATCAATCTGCTCTTTTGCAAAATAGTTATTCTTCTTTGACAACAAATCAGGCGGAAGCAGAGGACGGTGTTAAGCAGGTTCTCATTGTGCAGCAGTCAGATGGTATGATCCTGGCTCCAGCCACTCGTGCAGGGACGACTCCTGATTTGCCATTCGTGCATCAGGCCCGTCGTGAAATGCGCCCGGAATCTGTCGAAGTAGACTCGAGCACGATTGGTGCAAGTTTCCCAATCGGTTTATTTGATCCAAATACCGGAGAACAATCGGTGAAGGCTCATGCGATTGTCCTTTATGATATTGGCAGCATGGCTTTTGATGATGGTCGCGCGATCAGTTTATTCATGCAGACGCTGGTGATTGCAACATTGGTGGGGTTAATCTTGTACTTCTTTATGTACAAACTGGTTGAGTATCCACTGGTGACATTGAATCAACAGCTCGATACCGCCATGAGAGAGAAAACAGATAATACCAGCGTGGACTTCATGTTCCCGCCACTTCAGGCATTGATTGGGAATATCAATAGTCTGCTGACACGTTATATTCACGGTGAGGGTGCCGGGGCTGAAGGTGGAATGGGTAGCTTCGTCAATAAAGATGGCGAAGCTGAAAATTTGGTTCAATTGATTGGTTTCCCATCTATTGCGATTTCTAAAGACGGTCGTATTATGGCGGGAAGCTCTTCCTTTGGACAAGTGGCCCGTACTGAAGTTGCGCAACTGATCGGACAGCAGTACCAAGCGATTCCGGATGTGGCTCTTCAGCAGAATATCGACAGTCTTATGCAAAAGACCCGCGACAATGCCCGCGTGATTCATACGGATCAGTTGGAGTTCAACGGTCACCCATGTATTTTAAGTTGTCAGGGAATGTCTTCACAGCCAAATGATATCGATTACTTTGTAATCACGATCTCTCCGGCAGAGGGAGGATCCTAA